Genomic segment of Hydractinia symbiolongicarpus strain clone_291-10 chromosome 5, HSymV2.1, whole genome shotgun sequence:
attcgagaaaaaaatattagcgaAATATTTCGATATGactgattcgcaaaaattaatccctGCGAAATTAATCAACTTAAGGTACAATCAATGTTCACACgttttgttaaaatgtaaaaaaaacgtcGACAATATTCACCTGTTGGAGCAGGAACTATCAAAGAACTCAAGATGTCGTCGGATAAATCTGGTtgcctacaaaaaaataaatatattggcTATCAgaaatttgtaaaaagaaatCTTAACATAGCATATTATAGGGACGCACATTGTTTTGGGTGGTGGTGGACAAACAAGAAAGCTGATCATATTATCAGTcgtttgaaaagtttttttcgGGTCGTCAACGCGTTTTGATCGAAGTTTCATTGCGATGGATGACGAGGctgtaaaagaaaagaaatgttTGGTTTAGAAATAGCGATGACAATAAAATATACAAATGATCAAAAACCCATCGGAAAATAAGCGTAAAACAAGtaaaatatcggtaaaaaacGCAAAATAACTATATAAACCGGAAGAAACCGTGAAATCGTAAGAAAAATCCTCCATGAATATACTAATCACCAAAAAAGGTCATGTGAGAAATATCAGCACAtgggttttttttcaaaaaagacagTACTTACTGTTCAACACTTCTTTTATGTCATTAAAACTGTTACTCATATCGCGTAAATTTTGTCCATTTATTTCGATGACTTCATCATCAACTAATATTCCCAACTTTCTTGCTGGGCTTCCCTCTTCTACGAATGTGACAACAATTCGTTCGTCAAGCGTTTGTTGAAGCTCCAAACCTACAACATGTGTTCCACATTTAGATTAAAGTGCATTCACAAACAGGAAGATATTTTTCGAACGTGAAATAACGAACACTCACCGAACGCCCCGTGCTCATAATCAGCAGGATCACTCAATGTTacatcaaaaacaaattttgcgcACAGTTTTATACTAGAATACTGAAATAATTCGAGCACAGCTTTTTCTTTCGGTATTGTGTAGTCCAACAGTCCGTGGTGATTATTATCATCCACCATCAACATGATAAAAAAATCTGAAGAATCGAGTTTTTCCTTCATACACACGCGTTCCATTAAATCAGATATCTTTAGGTTGCTTTCGTATGGTATGACAGTCGTGTTTCCACTAGGGAGTTGGACATGAAGTTTATTTCCAATACGACCATGAAGCTTCTGTCCGCTTTTCGACGATGATGAGTTGCTTTCTACGTCACTACTGTCATTCGAGGAGGCTTTTTTATGTCTAaacaataaatcatttttccaattTGGATTCTTTACTAGAGAATCTGCTAACAAATGTACACTTGACTTTTactaatatatatattgttaccAATTTTGGCattcttcaaaataaaattcgcgaaaattattacTAGCGCAAAAAAACATGACATTGACAAACATGACATTGTGAAATTACTCTActtgtaaaaattaaattgtaTCACACCCATAAAAACAAAGGACCTCACCTTATCTTTGGTGAGTGTCGGCTTCTTATAGCAGAGACCACGTTATCATCAGCAATTTTTAAAGAACTGAAAAGTCTTGCTTTTAATCCAGAAGACCTTGCTCTTCCTCTTTTTGGTTTTTCTTCCGCTGGAGGAAGGATCGCATTTCTTGCATTTACAAAAGAGTGGAAGGACGTCACAGAGAATATTCCTATTTTTGACAAAGCATGTTTTGTTGCACGCGAAATATGCATGAGTAAGTCTTGAGGATTCGGGTTTGAAGAACCTTCAACTGCACTCAAATAACAACGAAGTCGAAATAATGTCGCGTTTTGGAATTCTAAGCTATGTTCCCACGATAAAATCTaagaaagaaagtaaaacaaTAGACAAGTAATGAagcaatgtaaaaataaattatttcataCATTACAATGTATTTAACCTGTTCAGTAATGCTATGTTTCATCTGTGTTTCTTTTTCCATCTTCAGTTGCAGAATAGCCATCTTTTTCAACCTTTCGTCAGACAGCAAAACCTCGTTAAGTCGATCAATCTCCTGTTTCAGCATGACAGTGATGTTCTCTAATCCTTTCTTTCGTGCCATTGCCATAGCAGCAGCGGAATGAATGCAGTGAATCCAGTTGTCGACTTCTGTTTGACTGGTAGCCTATAACATTACGATAGTTACACAAAACGCATCAAAGCAATGAAAGAAACCATACAGTGAGTTTTACGAACAACTACCTTAATGctgaaattttcgcgaatccaggataaaaaatgaataaaacaaTTATTTACCTGTAAATTTATTAAACCTTAAATTGACGTTTAGTATTCATACACCcccagcccccccccccccccccccccccgataTCATTGTTCAAAACATGAATTTAGCTTTAACTAAGATAGATTTTGTAGATCACGCATAAAGCTTTTTTTCTCGGGGATTATATTTCACAAATATTTAATTTATCGCGAGTTAAAATTAgcgaaattcgcaaaatttCTGGCATTAAATTAATACCTGCAGATAGTAAGCATTGCCATGTTTCGAACTCAAACTAAACACATTTTCGAGGCGTGTATATTCAGGTACTGCTTGAACAATTGAGCAATCCACGTCAAGTCGATACGAAGGTTCGTCTAAATCATCCGTAGTCACAGTTTTCTCATCTGCATGATAAAACAACATCTCGATACCCTTTAATGCTACCCAATACTTCTTCCACTTGCGATGCGATGCCACTTCCACTTTTCCTTTCTTAGAGTGAATTAAAACGTTCTTAACAAGAAGCCAAGCTGCTTTACGTGTTGTCATGATCTGTCGATTGTATACAATAGCTGACGGTGGTCTAGTGTCTTGGAAATCTTCACTAACTCCTGATTGGCTGTCGTCACAGCTCAATGGTACGTACTATAgcggtaaaaaattatttctttttaaattcttacACATTATTTGTTAGTTCTAGCGTTAGGGGTTCTCTATGACAActaaatataaacttttaaaaggaaaaaattctTTCGCAcagtatttttttgaaacacGTTTAAATACCAGATGCAAAAGAAACCAAGACTCACCAAACTGGCATTGGATGGAGTCCTACCAGAAGCACTCAAGCCAAGACTTAAATTTAAATCGTCAATATTGTCATTTTCGTCTAGACTTTCCTGTTTTGTTAGATACTCATATTCCGTAGCGTCAAAACCTGTCGGCACTAAATCGTCGGTGACGCTGAAGCTATTACTATTCCCACTATCATGACTATCTGACCTTTTGGGTATCAACGGCTTCCGTAAAGTCGGCTTCTTATCGCGTTCAATACCACTATCGCCCAAATGGTCTGAAGATATGAATATCTTTGGCGGTGGGAAATTCGATGAACCAGCGGACGAACTTAGGTCTGTTATGcttgaaaattttgatgagtCAGCAAGAGATGAAATGTTGGTTAGAGAAGACGATTTTCTTCGTCTGTCTTCTGAAGGAATCTATAAACAGGTAAATATCTAGAAATTAACTTTCTCACATTCTGGAAAGATTTGAGAGTAACTTTATTAGTAGTCAACAATTTCTTTTATAAACATGATCCGGCGTTCACACTCTACATAAATAAACCATACTTTAGCTCGCATCTTTGgagaatttgaaaattttagcaTATTCTTcgatttgtgtttatttttcgcGTTTAAATTCTGAAGAATTCTGTACTTGTTGATATAACAACGAACGCACGCAACAAAATAAACGTTATCGAATATATCcatgaaaaacaaacatttgcGAATTGTTTTCAAGCAACTGAATGAAAGAATAAAAACTTTCTAAAATAAATGTTGATTTTAATATTGAAacttaataaattattttctttagatTTTTGCAAAGGCATAATGTATGTAGTATTTTCAAAACGCAATAATATATGTTGTAATAATGTTtataggaaaaaaataatttaaaatattataaagaaTTATAAGTGATCTCCCCTACCTGTACTACTCAAGCACccaatttttaaaagtgaaaaactATTTTGACCTGACGACTTTTTGTAAAGATGTTTTAACAGTAAAATCTTTTGAAGgttaaatttatatacaaaaaaattaagaattacAATAAATAATTGATCACAAGAAAACATACAACAATAAAAGGAGAAATAGGAtttggaatttttattttatattaaaattaaaatttattagcaGTAAATAAACGAAGACAGAGAAATATTTCAAACAACAGTTTCCCAATCATGgcacttttttttcattttttttttacctcatAATTCAATATTTGAGAGAAATTGAATCTGTATTTCGCAACATCGATAACACTTTAGAAATTTCCAAACTATATATCCAATCTCTAAAAATTTGAATACTTGAAAATAAAACAGCGTTTtaccataaaaaaaatttcacgatttcgcgaatttttgcgAAATGCTTTAAATTGTCACTGTGACATTCACGATGTTTATCAATTCCTTCGTTTGCAGAATTGAATTCTCGCGAAATCTATTTTTCGAAACCTTATTTTTAGGAAGATTTGAGAATAAAGTCCCTGCGATATCGTCAATTCATCTTAATAGCAGAAGTGATTTTTTCTTCGTTTGATGAATCTGATTGGGACACAGACTTTGATGTTGCGGAAGGAAGTATTTgatgaatttttatttcacgAATAACCGAAAACTTGTGCTAAACGCTTTTCTCAAAATTGGAAAAGACGAAATCAAAAATGCCATATTAGGAATTATTAAGGAAATTTACTTACAACACACATCTTCAAGAATTTTTTGATATCTTTTTCAGAAACAAAGTTTAAACCCCATGCACCACCTATGATACaacaaaaacgtttttgttATCAATGCATTCATAAATAAAAGTGATGTCTGTGCACAAAATATGCATCTGTTTCTATAAAGAGTTTATCCATTTTACAACACATTCAGATTTAAAAAAGTGTATTATTaaacatttcaaaataaataacaaaccatATTCCTTGTCTCGCCATTGTAAGAAACAATCAGATGTCTTTTTCATTCgtgaaactaaaataaaaacagacacGTGTTGAAATCTGGAAGTAgatgcaaaacaaaacaatatataattataaaatattcaACAAGGTACTTGGTAATTTAATTTCAATTCCATAAACTTCTTGATCTTTTGTAGCTGATACACGAATAAAATAACCTTCTGCATTCTAAATCAAAAACATAAGGATGTACTTGAACAAAATTGTTTGTCAAATGAAAAAACGTTTAGAGAAATAACACACAGTGTGTATCTTACACAACATGAAATCATTGAAATCATGTGGgcaaaacacaaaatacaaattcattttatcaataatcaataaaacacttggttaaaaaacaatttattttcacaaagcTTTTTCGTAATCTAAGTTACATTATTACTTGATATCACTTGAGTGTGATGTATTGATACTTATTTATGGCTGAAGACTTACAgaaattcattttaaaaatatgagaCCAGGTCTATTAGTACAAGCGATTTCTCACTAGGCTTTAAATCTCAGGTGAAAGCTTTAAAAGACTATTAGTCAATAAAAAAGATCTGTCATTTAAATCTTTAAGAAgtcagcaatgacccgtcaatacacaaaaaaacattttttctgtttGCCTGTTGCCCCCATAttatgtagagcttaaaataCTGATCAAGGAAAATGTATAGGGTCATTTGCTTTCGACGATCAGTTAAAGACTTTCTGGAGCTTAGAggtcttttgatgacgtcatcaaccaaCCAGTTCTGAATTGGGTGAGTTACCGAACTTTGAGAAATTGGTCTAATTTTGGTCTCAGGTGGTTCCTAGTTATTCACATAAGAGATGACATTGTTGATTTCCACTTTTTGATGTTTAAACGTATCTCAAACAGAAGGGCTCACAGAGGTTGACTTTTTCAGCCGTAATTACCATGATACACCAGGAAATTCAAGTAAATTAATGTTGATTTTATATTCATGCTTAAGTTATGTAATTATTGTATTATGCAGATGACACTAATTTGTTGAAATTTTTTGTGAAGGTTTCGTAATTTGGGATCCTCTTATTTACAAAAGGCATAGGTATTTTTGCATGAAAAAtgttacctcaaacggactggcaaaTACCGTGATAGGGTAATGTGATCAATAGTAGACAAATTTCTGTGTTTTGTGTGTTGGCAAAAAGATATAGGTGGTAGGTGGTCTTTTTGCTGCATTGAAAAGAAACACCACAGAAAAAatgataactttaaaaatagttaaaaaaaaaataaaacacagcaaTAAGAAACACAACATGCAAGTTTTCATTCATAATATAAATAGAAACAAGGCAATGATCCCTGGATAAAATATATCAACTATTCAAATCGCATAACTATTGAAAGTATGTTTTTCCAGCCTTTTCAGccataaacaaaacaaacatgtCTGTTTCCAGCCAAAATGGTAACCCTTTGAATATCTTGTGGGGAAAGcatgattttaaattattttcgatGATTCGTGTCAGTTAGATCAGCTGTTCACATAAAATTGTTGTACATGAGATTCAGAAAATAGAggatctttttattttattttgtaattccTTGTGCATTTTACTTGCAATGACTTAGTAAAACTCAAATTTCTAAATGCAGAAAGTTTAAAGCATAATACgttaaagtaattatatttaaaaaatataacatcgGCACAAAAAACTAGTCATTTTTCCTTTTTCCGTTAATAAGGTGAGATgtacaaaaaatcaaacattttctgaaattttaaaaccACAACCCATCTAAGAACCTTGATATAGAACACCGCAATGAAAGTACAATGTGTAGGAATAGCTCTTACCTGGCATTTAGAAATTGTCATGGGTACTACAGATGGAAACACTTTAATCCATGTTGTACCATTTGCACCTTTTGATAGTGTATTTACTTCTGCATAATAGCTGAAATGGAAAAAAAAGAATCtgatgacaaaaataaaaaacacggtgattagaagttttgtttgtttttcccaAAAAACTAGATTCAAAAAAGCATCCACAAGTTGCACAGACAATACTTGCACTCTGAAAATTTCACCTGTTTTTCATAATCTTTaatgaatgttttttttaaaactagttTAGCATTACAAAGGAAAATTCCACCTATGGTAAGAGGCTACATGATAACAAACTTAAATTcactaaaacaataaaaaactgtCAAGGATAATGACAAAGATCAGTTATACAGTTACTTTTTCTGAATAATTTCTTCATCAACAAAGCCAAAAAAAATTGCTAGGAGAACcggataaacaaagaaaatgttatttatataattaagataattgattttatatttgttttcctATTTGAAACATATTTAGAGTTGTATTCAccatagttaaaaaaaaagaatgttcaACATTCTCCAGTTTTTCCAACTTTGACGTAATCTTTCTTACTGGTTGTAGCTAATTGTTTTGTCAAGAAAATGTTATGATAAAAAAGGGAGTGGAAAAGACAAGATGGTTTAGCAAAAGGAAATACTTCTatactttcaaaaaaaaaagataaatgatATCATACCTTAGTTTCAGGAGTTCTTCAAACGATGCGttcttaaatttaaaatctcTTATGCGGCTCCCTGAAGACAGGGAGCCATTTAAGCTTGTATGATTGTTACCAATTTTGTGAATGTACAAAAAAACAATGTGTTCAAACTACATCTAgagtaaaaaaacaaagtgtATTATTACTTTAGAATTAGAAACTTTTGTTAAGAGGATTATTCACAAAATTATTGCATTTTATCAGCATAAACTTTGTGATGTATCCATGTATCCATATTGAACTGAAACAATACattaaactttcaaaacaaaatgtttctATCACCGTTATTCAAACTTAAATTTCCAAAATATGACCTTACAAAGCTTTTTTAttgccttttttgtttttactttaaaaatctgTACTGATATGAGTACAGTCacaagtaaaaatataattgcatTAAGTACGTGTTTAACAAATATGCAGCCTTGTGAATTCAGGCCAGCATTTGACAATGCCCACCTGAAAGCAGAGCTACATTGATTCAAGGACAGCTTTTTTATGCTGCCATATATGTGTGGCAAGGTCAACATGCCAAGGAAAACTTCTTTATAAATGTTGGCACAACCAAACTGGTTTTAAAGGACgtggaaaaaaatttagaaaaaaaaattaccttaaCTTTCTTAATACATCCTTTGTGGTaaactaaggaaaaccacttcacTCCATTTTAATTGAATGAATAGGAAGAATAACATGTCTGCAAAAGATACTTGTTGAGTTAAATTTGGTAATTTAAATCCCTGGAGTAAAGGAGTATATAACATGCCGACCTGTGTAAAAACTCTCACTGCACATGTATTTACCATTAATATCAACATAAAGAATGTTTATGCTCTACCGGCAACATATAAGTGTTTAATGCGATCTCAAAATCCTTATCCCCCagatctgtaatatagcctaCATGGTCTTGAGGTGCACACTTCAGAACCACcagtacaaatgttttaaaagattttaaggATTTGTGTATTTTGGTTATTTTGTTGCAATAATCATTATAGACATAGGTGATACAAACGATAAAATTCAACTTTTCCTTTGTAAAATGATTGCCCTTACTCCTAAAAATTTAAACCAAGTGAACCATATTACTACAAAGCTGAATTGACAGTATAAAATTGACTACCACGAATAGAAGTTTCTCTGGAAGTTAGTAGGAACCTATATCAAGGATGCCCAGAGCTAGGACTAGTAAAACAAGATTGTTCCTGATTATTATATATGTTAGCTATATAGATACGCCTATATGACATTATGTTGTCGTTTTATCATAATGTAGTGTTGCCACATTTGTTTACGTGTCTTGTGTCTATGTCCACCATCTTTTGTCCTAATGTCATATATCCAAACCACATCAATGTCTTTGGTTACATCCTAAATGAAACCACTAGTAGTTGAACTGTTAAATAATAATCTAGTCAAGCCTCAAATACACATTTTTGTTATACCACACCCAATACAACACTGATCTTAAAGTTAACTATATGTTGCCACAATGTTATTTTCAATGCTTATTTTGTTAATGCATGGTCACCCTACCTTAGAGAACACAAAATATTGTTAATCAAATGATACCTATGCATAGTATAACAACCTTAGACATGTGCAAGCACACTAAACTTCATTGCATAAGTTGGTGGtagattttgtatatatttatcagGCCTAGCCATGAACCAAAAGCAAATGTTTGTTGCCTGAGCAATAAATCCCTCATGAGCAGTGTGAATCCACGACACAGTGCCACTATAAGATTATAATCATTATTAAATgagaatatattttctttaattttcaacttttaatataatttagggaaagtttttcttatttttatttatttggaaTTACTACCTGTCAAAGTGAAAAAAACCAAATACATTTATGCACAAAGAATTGTGATTGGAGGGATTACGTACGCTAATGATCGTTTGGTTGGGTCAAAAATATCTTGTTTCTGTTGTAAAGAAAGGGaaattttataacatttgttGTGCAAGCTTGGCTGTTTAAGGAGTATGATTGTTTAATGGTCTACCACAGGCAATACGCAACTTGTCTGACAGTAAGGGAAAACTGCTAAACATAGGATCCTGCCTATTGCCATCTTTTCAATGTCATTTTGACAAATACCGCGATTGCGGGATGATTGCAGCATAGACTGTTTCAAATCAAATTTGGATTGCTTTCTTTTCACTGTTCCTGATGAGTGATTGTGTTCAGTTTTTCAAACAAAGGCTAACACAAACACACATCGTCATACTCTCTGACATGGTGACAGAGAGCAGCATTGATTTGACTAAAAACGAGTTTTGCAGAAACCATTTCAAAGTATTTAAAGTAAGAAGTAGTCTAGTAGTTTTTCTGACTGTTTGTCAAaaattgcaataaaaaaatattcaggtgTGTCCTCCCTTTATAACACCAGATACTTTTTCGTGCGCGGGCCCTGCATACAAATTTAGCTTAACTAGACGATGCCTTGGCTGAGGTTTACACACACATACACACCAATTTAGTGACACTGGGcataaatttaaaatcaaaattctaATAGTCAAGAAAACATTATTCTAAAAAAGATCAACCCGCTGAGCAAAACAAATCACAGCGCAATCTCGCTGCTTTTCCGCCATTAATATAAACAAGTGATCAAATAAGAGCAttgatttacttatttattcgGTCCGTGGTTTCCCGAGGCCCTAAGTTTCGCCCGCGGCCCGGCAGTCGAAAAGTCGCTATTTTTCCTACTTACATAAAACATCCTTTGACTACATCATCATTCTGGTTCTAAGTGGACTCGATAACTTGAATTGCCACGAGgaatataaaaatcgttcgagtttAAGTTCGAATAATAGAGAGTTCAAAGTTTAGcaagattttttcttttatatagaATGGTAACGAAATCATTAGCGGTTTTTCAATTTCGAAATAAAATTAGAATTCTCGATAATAATGTCACTCATTCGAATCACTTAAGGCCTCTTACACATGTAACTACCAAACATTCGAATCGGTAAGACCCTATCTACGTCAAATATAAGCAAATAAAAAGCTGGTAATGTCATTGGAATCATTAAAATCCTACATACATGACGCgtggttcgagttatggagagaaaATACGGTAAGGGACAAAAAAGGTTCGAGTAGAAGAAGTGTAATAGAGAGTTTTTTAGGAGTATTTATTAGGAAATTTCCACCGTGCAGCAAAATTGAGGAGAGATTGGAGTaatagaggttcgagttattGAGAGTCCATTGTACTTatagtaaaaaaacaaacatgcaCTTTGAATGATGAATCTCATCATAAACACACCTTTGCCATTTACTCTATACATTCGAGAACTACTTTTACATGTGAAATTTTGAAGACTTGTGGAAATGTggtgctgaaaaataaaagatCAGTGCATGCCTAGCGACGCATACTTCTCTGATTGATTGTTATTCCTGACACCTTTGAACCCCACCAATTGATCTAATGGAAGAAATACACTAAGAAACACGACTCAAATATAcaaatcgtttaaaaaaaagGGTTAGTTTGTTCGGCATTGCATGCCGGAATTTTCttcgtcatcatcatcgtcagaATTGGAATCAATAGTTGCTTGATAACCCATCGTCCTTAACATTTCTTCCAAAGGATCTGTATTCATACGTTTCTGGTTAGCACGTGCTAACCCCTCCACTTCTTTTGCACGTTCGTCCGTCAGGTTGTCAGCACTGGAACGTGGACTCCATAAACGGACGACAGGGTCAATTCCACTTGATGCGACGAGACACACTGACGGGTGTGGCTGTACACAGTTAACTATAGACTCGTCTCCTTGCCAAGCCTCTATCAAGTTCGTAGTAGACCTATCCCACAATAACATGCAACCACAATCACTCCCTGCTATAACAAACTGTCCATTATTTCCAAAATAATTTGCTTCTTTAATATCTGTTGTTGTATTAGATGCACCTAAAAGTCTGCATTCATAGTCACGCGAGCTTTCGCGTCGAAAGCGTTCATCATCATTTGATGCACTATGCGGTAATCTGCGTCGATGGCGCGGCGTTTCGCATTCACTACCGTCTTCAGCGTTCTCATtagtttctaaaaaaaacactaaattatTATAGGAACAACGATGGGAGATATATTAGTATGGTTAAACCTGTGCATTAGCTTTTAAGTGCTACAAAGATAACGAATCAAGTTTGACTTTAACCCACGACCTTTTGCGTGTCGACCTCTTGCTCCACCCTTGCATAGACAAGGCGCGCAATACTACCTCCTTGCGACATACCACGAGAGTGAGGCGTATATCTTCCTTGCCACACATCTTCCTACTAACACGTACCAACGAAATATCACCAAATAATGCACAATGCAAACAAACCAATCAAATTTGTCTTAGGTAAGCTCTGGAGAAGTAGTTGCCCAACGGTGCTCAAACTCAAATACGTCCAAAAAACCCCACATAATAGAACTTCTTATGAAAAACTTTCTACAGTTTCAAACCTCgttaaaataacaaagaaaagtATTTCTTCTAAACCTACTAGGAGCGTGCTGTTTAATAAGTTGTTTAACTTCCATCTCCAATTTTTTGATTGAATATCCATCAGCTTGCTCTGAAAACTTGGTTTTAAACAACTGCAAGCAGTTGTCAGCCTCTTCGTAC
This window contains:
- the LOC130645688 gene encoding protein still life, isoform SIF type 1-like, yielding MTISKCQNAEGYFIRVSATKDQEVYGIEIKLPISRMKKTSDCFLQWRDKEYGGAWGLNFVSEKDIKKFLKMCVIPSEDRRRKSSSLTNISSLADSSKFSSITDLSSSAGSSNFPPPKIFISSDHLGDSGIERDKKPTLRKPLIPKRSDSHDSGNSNSFSVTDDLVPTGFDATEYEYLTKQESLDENDNIDDLNLSLGLSASGRTPSNASLYVPLSCDDSQSGVSEDFQDTRPPSAIVYNRQIMTTRKAAWLLVKNVLIHSKKGKVEVASHRKWKKYWVALKGIEMLFYHADEKTVTTDDLDEPSYRLDVDCSIVQAVPEYTRLENVFSLSSKHGNAYYLQATSQTEVDNWIHCIHSAAAMAMARKKGLENITVMLKQEIDRLNEVLLSDERLKKMAILQLKMEKETQMKHSITEQILSWEHSLEFQNATLFRLRCYLSAVEGSSNPNPQDLLMHISRATKHALSKIGIFSVTSFHSFVNARNAILPPAEEKPKRGRARSSGLKARLFSSLKIADDNVVSAIRSRHSPKIRHKKASSNDSSDVESNSSSSKSGQKLHGRIGNKLHVQLPSGNTTVIPYESNLKISDLMERVCMKEKLDSSDFFIMLMVDDNNHHGLLDYTIPKEKAVLELFQYSSIKLCAKFVFDVTLSDPADYEHGAFGLELQQTLDERIVVTFVEEGSPARKLGILVDDEVIEINGQNLRDMSNSFNDIKEVLNTSSSIAMKLRSKRVDDPKKTFQTTDNMISFLVCPPPPKTMQPDLSDDILSSLIVPAPTDFDEDGGSIVTTRSYDHNKTTREAKVGDIDNFLQQTEKVNMMTREMNAVVSEKPAVPAKMKPGVKLKKAIIELLETEKTYVKNLKILLERYLIPLKEENFLSKDEAELLVTNVREIYDFQMTFFDRLKEIVRSEKGFDKFSNANEFQNVLYLIGETFLEYVHKFKLYSTFCSCHSRAVKLLELNTNEDLKAFLIARNPKQQHTGTLESYLITPIQRILRYPLLMKSMMKLMVTDSDEYQCLHGALKSVEKVADYINEMQRISETYTPIFQEMCEEYIWMEKADMGVDNLLHYGRVQWLNGVESLCKRNSYTGKQDDAENLTIFIFKKAVVLLSYDPKLRKKMSPNSSMNLKTKAEIKFHVLVPLSNLLLRDHAWSENDTDQVWEIVDASMEDEESQTVYKFVNRTGEEKKVFVNAIKEAKKINKFSNSFPVLASNKHVDKNRLKLSTSHSSKLSSTSNNDSTEDIKSGANCGTGVKKRLSFSKKDKPSRYSSGIPSPKPFKKLSHRILGK